The genomic interval TATCCAGACGTAGCCATAATTATGAGTGTAGTTAGCCAAGTCATCTTTCAAGCCGACGACGAACTGCGTTATCCGACTTCTGGTGAACTCCAGGGCTTGCAAGGATTTTTTCAAACCGGTGAACAGCGGACTCGCATTGCTGGAACGCTGTCTGAAAATGAGAAGAAAATTGTTCAAGAAGCCAGTAAGGAGCTTTGGAAAAAGCGTCCTGACTTCATTTCTCCTGGCGGCAATGCCTATGGTGACAAGCAGCGTGCCCTCTGCCTGCGGGATTATGGTTGGTACCTGCGCCTCGTTACCTATGGGGTGCTATCGGGCAGTAAGGAACCGATCGAGTCGATCGGGCTGGTTGGCGCACGGGAAATGTAGCAATGCTCTGGGCGTTCCTGTCCCTGGCATGGCAGAGGCAATTCGTGCCCTGAAAACAGCTTCTCTATCGCTTCTTTCTGCGGAGGATGCGGCTGAGACAGCTCCCTACTTTGACTACATCATTCAGGCAATGTCCTGAACAATGCGTAGGGTAAAGGGGAAAAGACTTTAATCAGGCGGTGTTTCCATGATCGACGCCTAACCCCAAGCTTAAAGTCAGGAGTCAGGAGTCGGGAGCCAGGAGGAGTTATCCATTCTGGGTTCTGGTTCCTGGCTCCTCAATTTTTATCGGCATCTTTGCCGTGATCATTTAACGGACTGGGTTTAACTAATCGGCAGCTTTAACCAGGTAGAAAGCTCATAAGCTAGCCAGTCCAGTTCTGGTGGCGACAAATTGTTTCCCAGGTCATAGCTTTCTGTCCCTGCCCAGATCACAATCTGAGATTCGTTGTTATCGGGAAAGCTGCCTTCGGGAAATTTACGATACTCCAGTCGGCTGATTCTGTGGCGGGGGGCTGCCTGCACATTGGATTGAAACCCCAGACGCTTGCTACTCAACGAAATTTGCTGGCGATCGATTTTGAGGTTGGTGTGTCCTAGAAGTGCGGGAATCAGAACTTCCAGGCTGTTTGCATCCTTGATTAAGGAAATTTTGGTGTCAGGCGGCTTTTCCACCGGGGAAGGAATAGTAGGGCGTCCCTGCTCCAAAGCTTGAAGGGCTTCCTGGGCAGATTTGACGCGGTGTTCAAGGTTCGGTTCGGTCAACCAGGCGAGCCAATCGGCATATTCAGGACTGAGATTAGGAAGCTGGCTGAAATCAATCCTGGTTCCCCTATGGGGCAGGCTAGAAGGGTGGTTGCCTGCGATCAGGGTAATCAGGGTTGCCCCCAAACTAAACAGGTCTGAGGCAGGTAATACTCGCCCGCTAAACTGTTCGGGCGGCATATAGCCATAGGTTCCAACTACGGTAAACGAACTGGTTTCTTCTTTACCCCGGATTGTCTTAACTGAACCAAAATCGACCAGGTATGCCCGCCGATTGGCCAGCAAAATATTGCTAGGTTTGATGTCGCGGTGCAAAATGGCGGGTTGTCGCCCATGCAGATACATCAGGATATTGAGAAGTGCCCTTGCAAGTTGCTTGGTTTCTACTTCGGTAAAAGTCCGCCGCTGCTGGAGACATTGTTCAAGGGATTTACCTTCGACATAGGTTTGAATCAATACCAGAGCTTTGTCGTTGGGTAATTGGTGCTCAAAATACCCCAAATAGCGTGGAATTGAAGGATGGGAAAGCGACTTGAGAATTTCAACTTCACGCTCAAACAACTTCAGGTCGTCTGCTTCCAGTTGTTCATCCAGAAACAGGAGTTTGAGCACAACTTGCTCATCACTGATCAGATCGCGGGCAAGCAGGGTCCAGCGCCCTGTTTGTTTACCGATCTGCCGTTCCACCTCGTAGCGATCGCCCAATATTTGACCTGACATTGTTGATTACCAGTATCAATAGATTTTTTATAACTCTGCTTACCTGGAACAGCAACCGTTGTTTCTTGATCACCCCCTCTAAGGATTTCTAAAAATTGTATTAAATTTTGTAAAAACCCTCAATTTAGTATTTTTTGATACAGAATTACCTGTTATATTGGTTAAGTGAAGAGAATTAGTTAAACACATCGGGAGAACTTAGATATGTCTACTCAAGATCAAGCTCGCGCAATCATGATTCGCCATCACCACATGATCAAGAATCGTGAGCAGTGCATGTTGAGCCGTGCTGCGGCTGAAGTAGGGATGCCTGCTGAAACAGCAACTTTCTGGAACCACATTCAAGGCAAGCCCCATCCCACCTTCAGCACAACCTATGATCGCAGCAACGCCAGCCTCAGCTAACTCGTTTTTTTTGGGTTAAATTCATGGGCTTAATAAAAGGGCGCTCCACGAGTTGTGGAGCGCCCTTCGGTTTTAGTGAGTATGGGAAAAACCCCATTATTTTGACAACGTGCGTCGCTTCGAAATCATACGGTAGGACTCAATCACATCACCTGTTTCCCAGGCGTTGAAATTGTCAAGACCAATACCGCACTCGTAGCCAGTGTTGACTTCCCTGGTGTCTTCCTTCATCCGTTTCAAGGAATCTAGATTCCCTTCATGAATCACAGCACCATTCCGTCGAACACGCACCTTCGAGTTCCGAACGACCTTGCCCAACTGAACGTAACACCCTGCCACCGCACCACGCCCGACAGGGAAGACAGCGCGAACTTCCGCTTGCCCCAGTGCTTCTTCAATTAGCTCAGGTTCTAACAGACCTTCCATTGCCGCCTGAATATCATCAAGCAGGTTGTAGATGATGTTGTACTCCCGCACATCTACGCCAACCCGATCCGCTGCCTGCCGTGCTCCCGTTGCCAGGGTTGTATTAAACCCGATAATAACGGCACTACTGGCTGCGGCCAAATCCACATCTGTTTCGCTTACCTCTCCTGGAGCAGCATGCAAAACGCGAACCTGAACTTCTTTTTGAGGCAGTTCCTTCAATGCTCCCAGAATTGCTTCTACCGAGCCTTGTACGTCTGCCTTAAGCACCAGATTAAGCTCTTTCAGCTCCCCTTCCTGCGCCCGCTCTGAAAATGTGTTCAGGCTGACCGGGCGAGAGGCAAGTGCTCTAAGCAGGCGAGTTTGCCGTTGCTCATCCAAACGGGCAGAAGCAACGGAGCGGGCTTCCTTCTCATCGCCGAAGACCAGAAATTCGTCGCCTGCTGCTGGAACGTCACTTAAGCCCAGAACCTCCACAGCAAACGAGGGGGTAGCTTCCCTAACCCGTTGGAGGCGATCGTTCACCATTGCCCGCACCTTACCCAAAGCGGAACCTGCAACCAGAATATCTCCTACATGCAGGGTGCCATTTTGAATCAATAAGGTAGCAACCGGTCCCTTGGCTTTGTCCAGGTGAGCTTCGATCACAGTTCCCTTGGCAGCACGATCCGGATTCGCATAGAGGTCTTCAACCTCAGCGACCAGCAGCAGCATTTCCAACAGCGTATCAAGATTATCGCCCGTGATAGCGCTGACAGGCACCATAATGGTGTCACCGCCCCACTCCTCAGGAACCAGCCCAAATTCGGTCAGCTCCTGCTTCACCCGATCAGGTTGGGCTTCTTCCTTATCAACTTTGTTAATCGCAACCACAATGGGAACTTCTGCCGCTTTTGCGTGGCTGATTGCCTCAATGGTCTGGGGGCGCACCCCATCGTCGGCAGCCACCACCAAAACTGCAATATCCGTAACCCGCGCTCCCCGTGCACGCATAGCGGTAAACGCCTCGTGACCAGGAGTATCCAAAAAGACAACCTGTTGAATTTGCCCATTGTGCTCCACATCGACGTGATACGCCCCAATGTGTTGGGTGATTCCACCCGCTTCTCCCTGGGCCACCTTGGTTTTACGGATCGAATCCAGCAAAGTGGTTTTACCGTGGTCAACGTGTCCCATAATTGTCACCACTGGAGGACGGCGCTGGAGATTTTCCAGATCCGAAGCATCAAGCATTTCAGTGACCTTACGGGCTTCCGCTTCTTTCTCACCCGTCTCAACTTCTATGCCAAGCTCCTCAGCCACCATTGTGGCAGTGGGAATGTCAAGGGTTTGGGTGACAGTTGCCGCAATTCCTTTCATAAATAATGTCCGAATGATTTCGGTTTCGGGCACCATCAGGAGCGCGGAGAGTTCCTGCACGGTCAAACTTCCAGTCATGACAACTTTCGTAGGCTTCTCAAGCTTTGCTTCTTCACGACGATCGCGACGATCGCGCGATACTGACTGCCTTCTTGCCTTTGGAGTAATGGCTGCTGGAGGTTTTACCTGGGTCTGGCGGAGAGATTTGGGCTTCGCAGGACGAACCAGAGACAGGCTAACCTGCATCGGTGCATCCACATTCTTATCAAGAATGTTTTCGAGTTCCTCCTCATCTTCATCCAGAGAGGGTTGAGTGCGACGCTTACCTTTAGTCGCCACCTTCGCTTTTTCGGGAAATTCCCGCACATCCTCTTCCTCTTCCTGCCAATTCTTTCCTTTCTTGGCAGCGCGGGGAGGAATCGGTCGATGCAGTTGAACCTCGGTACCCGTGGGAGCAGCAGCATCCCCTGCGGCAGGTTTTGGTCGGTTCGGCTTCAAAATCAATTCAGCCACTTCACCCCCATCGCCACTCCGAGCTGATGGCTGCTCTTCTCTGGCAGCCACATCATCTCCTGGACGAACAGGACGAGGACGGCGCAACTCCACAATTGTTTGAGGGCGAGGAGTGGGGCGATCGACAGAAGGTTTGTTCGGGTCCGGGCGATTTCCAGGAGCCGATCGTGCAGGAGCCTTGGGCGCGGGAGTAGCTTCGCCTCTCGGCAGCCGCGCTGGTTTAGAAGAATCTCGCGCAGCAGCGCCTTCTGAAATATCTTTTCCTTCTTGCGAAGCTTGATCGGGCTGAGCGCGTCGCAAAACAGGACGGCTGGACAGGCTGGCTTTAGGAGCACTTGCCGCTGCACTGGGTCTTACCGGTGGACCTGAAAGCTCCGGCTGCCCAGAAATTTCTACAGGAGCTTCCACTCCGTCCGTTTCAACCGCGATCGGCTCCGGCTCTGGCGAACTTTCTTGTTCTGGCACATCAACTGGTGCAAGCTCTACTGGTTCCAGCGCAAGCTCCGCTGCCACTGCAACTACATCCTCAGGAAGCTCCATAGGACGACTGGGGGGGAGTTTCACAGGTGTTGGCGTTGGCGCGGGTGGCTCCTCAACAGATTGAGGTCCAGCATAGCTAGGCGGAACGGGTGGCTCAGGGCTTTGAACCTGCTGACGAATCGCAGGTTTGCGAATCTCCAAAATTTGCTGCTTCTTCTGAACAGGCGCAGGAGCCTTTGACCTAGATTCAGTGTTTTGGGAATGCCCCTGGCGAGGTTGAGCAGGCTTGGCAGACGACGGGCGGCTGGCAGCTTGCTTTTGAGCAGCGGCTCGAATTCGCTCAGCCTCTGAGTCAGTAATCGTACTGCTGTGACTCTTCACTGAAATATTTAGCTGTTCACAAACTGCTAATAGATCTTTGTTATCCAAATTTAATTCCTTTGAAAGTTCGTAAATTCTGACTTTGCCGCTGTTCATCCACCGTTCCCTCGCTACCTAGGTCTGTTTTCACATAGTTGCCTGCTGCTTTAACTAAACGACATTGGACTCAAATTGAATTCGTTCCCGGGTTCCTATGTATGGATGACCACCTGTTACACCAGGAACTCCATGTCAGTTTGCTTCGAGAGCAATTCCAAAAATCGATGACCTGCTCCAGATTATGAACAGTCACTCTCTCTAATTTTGCACAAAATTCTCGTTACTGAGGCTAGCTGCAAAATTAAAGTCTCACTAGCGATGTGCCACAAGTGGGAATACTTTATTCTCGCACTAACTCACCCTCGTAGAAACAGCGATTCCCTTCAGCTTTGTCGCACGCCTGACGCTGATGGATGAGGTGCCGCCAAATCCCCGAGGCACTCAATACAATCCAGGTTAAATCTGTTTGATTCACGCTAGGTGACGTTTTAGAGATCAAAATGCGCAACTACCCTCTGATCTGAAACCTCTATATAGTCTATCCAATTTGAGAAAGATGAACCAACCGATTGTACCTTAGCGCGTTGGTCTTTGATTTGTCCTGTCATTTAGACGCTTCAGACTTTGTTAGACGTTGCCAGAGGACTTGATAGATTGATTCGGGCACGGGGGCTTTGAGAACCCGCCCGAGTCTATTTTTTCGCTGGGCTGCCTGTAAGCAACCGCTTTGGGGACAAAGATACGCCGATCGCCCCATGCCTTGATCCAGGGCTACCGCCTGAGTTGGATGAACCCTCACGATTCGCCAAAATTCACTCCGATGGGCGAGCCTACGACAACTCACACAGCGGCGGTAGTTAGGTTCCATAGCAGGGGACAGATCTTAAGTGCCAGACTTCAGCTTAAGCGTTAGCCACCAGGATCAGGGGTTAAATCAGGGGAGAATCAACAGCCAAAAGCAAGAAGCTTAATGCTACCAGGGTTTACTCCAGAGCGTTTCCTTCCATCACAGCAGCAGCTGGCTTATCTCCATCATCAGGTTCCTGATCCGGGTCTTCGACGCTGACCGGGGGGTTCTCTGCTTCTAATGCTTCATCTTCAAGTTCTTCGAGTTCTTCGCCTTCAAGTTCTTCGAGTTCTTCATCTTCAAGTTCTTCATCCTCGAGTTCAGTTTCTTCATAGTAAGCACTTTGGGCTTCCCGACGGGCTTCAAGGGCGGCAGCAATTTTGCTGTTTTCTGCTTCATAATCGTATTTGGCAGAATCCTTGATATCAATCTTCCAACCTGTGAGGCGAGCAGCCAGACGAACGTTTTGCCCCTCTTTTCCGATCGCCAGACTCAGTTGATCTTCTGGAACCAAAATGTGTGCCTGTCTACCTTCAGGATCAACCAATCGGACTTCGTCCACCCGTGCTGGGCTGAGCGCATTAGCAATGTACGTGGCCGGGTCCGGGGACCAGCGAATCACATCAATCTTCTCTCCCCGCAGCTCATTTACGACGACCTGGATTCGAGATCCCCTTGCCCCAATACACGCTCCAACCGGGTCTACATCCCGTTCCAATGTATCTACGGCAATTTTGGTACGGGGTCCAACAAAGCGAGAAGGGGGATTGGCTTCCCTGGCAACTGCCACAATCCGAACGATTTCATCCTCAATTTCGGGTACCTCATTGGCAAATAGATAGACAACTAAGCCCGCATCGGCTCTGGATACCAGAAGTTGCGGTCCCCGGTGGGAACCTTCCGAGACTTTCTTTAAAAGAACCCTGAAGGTAGCATTTGCCCGGTAGTTATCATTGGGGAGCTGGTCTCGCTTCAGCAGTTCGGCTTCTACCTCTGGTTGTCCGAAACCACTATTCACCGCCATGATCACAGATTGCCGCTCAAATCGTAAAACCCTTGCCTGGAGAACTGTGCCTTCCAGATCTTGAAACTCTTCTTGGACGAGCTTGCGTTGCTGATCCCGTAATTTTTGGGCTAGAACTTGTTTGGTCTGAATTGCTGCCATGCGACCAAAGTCCCCCTGATCGGGGGTGACATCTAAAACCACCTCCTGCCCAGGCTGTGCTTCTTCGGCAACTTCCCGAACTTCCTGCAAAGAAATCTCATGGTCAGGATTGCTGACTTCTTCAACAATGGTTTTGGTCGCCAGGACGCGGAATCCTTCTTCTTCTACATCCAGTTCCACTTCAAAGTTGGTGAAGTAGTCTTCGTCGAATGTGGCACTGTCCATCCGCTGAGTGCGGCGGTAACGTTCGTATCCCTTCAGCAGAGCTTCTCGCAACGCAGCCTGAACTGCTAACTTGGGTAAGTTACGTTCCCGACTAATGTTGTCGATCATGTCTCTGAGGCCAGGTAGGGTGACCATTGACATAGGTAAAACTCCAATTATGTGAGGGGGGGGAAGGGAAAAGGATAAGGGCTAAAGGATGAAGGATAAAAAGGAGGGGTAGAGGTGATGGGATGAGGAGGGAAGTTCTTATCCTTTAGCCTTCATCCTTTCCCATCACCGTTTTTCGTTTAGCTGAACTTTGGCAATCCGATCGCGGGGAATGGCGATCGCCCGACCTTTTTGGTTGAGGTGAATCGTGGTTTCATCTCGACCAATCAATTGGCCTGTCCATTCCTGTTGTCCGGCGTAAGGTTCTGAGGTTGTCACAATTACAGGGAACCCTTTGAAGGACACAAACTCCCGATCGCTCGTCAGAACTCGGGAAATTCCAGGACTAGAGACTTCTAGCACATAGGCATCGGGGAGAATCTCATCTGCGTCCAAGATAGGTTCTAGGGCACGGCTCATCTGCTCACAATCTTCGAGGCTAGTATCGCGATCGGGATTGCTAATATCAATTCGCAGAATGGGAGGATGTTGATTGGTATGAAACACCGCCCCAACCACCCGGAAACCCAAAGCATCTGCTACAGGGGTAGCTAGGTCAAGAATTTTAGGGATCAGGGGATGAGCCATAGGGACATCAGCTAGAGTCGTAATAAAAACAGCTTTAAATAAAAAAAGTGGGTGCTGACCCACTTCCCATGAAATAAAAACTTCCATGAAATTGGAATAGCCGCGAAATTTCCTCGCGGTTACCTGACACTCAGTTTAGCTCAAATCTTTTAAGGTGAAGCGATGAGTCAGGAGGGAAAGTCTGCGCTTAGGCTTGCACTTATGGTTTTGGTAGTTGTACGATGGAAGACTGTGTTTGATTTGGAATAGTCCATGCCTAAGCTGAAGACCCGCAAAGCCGCTGCTAAGCGGTTAAGAGCCAGTGGAACAGGAAAAATTATGCGCCGTAAGACTTTTAGAAGTCACTTGCTAGAGCATAAGAGCGCTTCTCGGAAGCGCCGCTTGGCAGGAATGGCGGTTGTCAACGAACGGGACGAGGCAAATGTCCGTCTGATGCTTCCCTATCTTTAAGGGAAGGTTTGAATGCTTAATTTTGAGTTTTAGTCATGTTCTAAATTCAAAATTTATACGTTCAAGATTGTGGTTCAGAACTGAAAACCTAAGGAATTTGTAGAGATGGCACGGGTAAAGCGCGGCAATGTTGCTCGTAAACGCCGCAATAAAATTTTGAAGCTGGCAAAAGGGTTCCGGGGTTCCCATTCTCGTCTGTTTCGAACAGCTAACCAGCAAGTAATGAAGGCATTGCGCAATGCCTACCGAGATCGCCGCAAGCGCAAGCGCGATTTTCGTCGCCTCTGGATTACCCGCATCAATGCTGCCACTCGGCAACATGGGATTAGCTATAGCCAGTTTATGGGTGGGCTTAAGAAAGCAAACATCCAAATTAACCGCAAGATGCTGGCCCAGATGGCAATTCTTGATCCCGCTGGGTTCGAGAAGGTGTTGAGTCTGGTCAGTCAATCTGTTCAGAAGAAATCTGCTTAGGCAGGGAACTGAACGACGGTTTGATTGGGTGAATCAAGCAATCTCCTCCTAAGAGAGGGTGAGGCATTCATGCTATGGGTTTGCAAGAGCTGTCAAACTTGGCATGGGTGCTTTGTTTTTGGAAATGGGTAATGGGCGATGGGTAATGGGTTGAGTCCATTAAAAATTCCAATCCTGGCAGAACCTCATCGGGTTCCTTGCTGGTTCCTTCCAATTCTGAGTTTTGGTTTAGTTGGGCTGACAGGGTGGGTCCCTGCGATCGCCCATGCGGAGGAACTCAAAACTATTCAAGATCGCGGACAATTGGTTATTGCGGTTAAGGACAATCTGCCCCCACTGGGATTTAGGTCAGCAGATGGGGCGTTGCAGGGGTTAGAAATTGATATCGCCAAACGGTTGGCTCAGGATCTGGTAGGGAAATCGAATGCCTTTGTCTTGAAGCCCGTGCTGAATCAGGATCGGCTTCAAGTCGTTTTAAGTGGGCAGGCGGATATCGTGATTGCCAGGGTGACTATGACCGTTGCCCGATCGCGCGTTGTTAGCTTCAGTACTCCCTATTATGTGGATGGGACTGCTCTTGTCACAAAAGATCCAACGATTCGAAGTCCGTTTGATCTCACAAACCAGACGATTGCCGTACTGGATCGCTCCAGCACGGTAGATACGGTTCGCAATCGTTTGCCAGGGGCTAAACTTGTTGGCGTAGCCTCCTACGAAGCAGCGCGATCGCTTCTGGAGAAAGGGGAGGCAACGGCCTTTGCCGCTGATGCCAGCCTATTAAGTGGTTGGGTACAGGAGTTTCCTCAATATCGCCTGCTAACCCCGACCCTTTCGGTTGAACCCCTGTGCATCGTAATTCCCAAAGGGCTTCAGTATGAGGAATTGCGGCAAAAAATCAATGAAGCCCTGGCTCGCTGGCAAAGGGAGGGGTGGTTGCAGGAGCGGGTGGCTTTTTGGAAGCTACCGTGAGGATTATAAATCCTATTCCCACCCCAAATGGTGTAGTTTGAGTGTAGAGCCAGTTTCGGTGCCTGTCTTCAATTGTTAATGTGCAGAGTATGGACACGTCATTTCCAGTTATTTACGTTTCCCTGTTGCTTGGATTGCTTTCAATTTCGGCTGTATTTTTGTTTCGTCAGATTCTGAAAACGCGTCGGGTAGAAAAAGCGCTCAATAAGCTGCAATCCAAGTTGAATAAGGAAAAAGGAACGCCCGTAGAATATTATGAGCTAGGTAGCATTTACCTGAATAAAAAATTGTATAGTCAGGCGATTTCTCTTTTTCAGAAAGCATTGAAATTAGAGGATTTGCCTGAGGAAGAGAGTCCGCCCATTTATAATGCGCTTGGCTATGCTTACTTTGCCCAAGAACAGTATGATCTGGCAATTCGGCAGTATAAGGAAGCCTTAAAAATTGACCCAACCTATGTTACAGCCCTGAATAATATTGGGCATGCCTACGAGCGTAAACAGCTGACAACTCAGGCGTTAGAGGCTTATGAACAAGCTTTAGCGCTTGATTCCAACAACACAACCGCAAAGCGCCGATCGGATTCATTACGGAAGCGACTGGTGCCCTCAGCGTAGGTTTCTGATCCAGGTATTTGGTGTCAGGGGGCAGGGATCAATTGCCGATAACGGGGGTTAGTTTTCGGTAGTCCTACTTCAGGAAAGGATAGAGCATAAGAGCGTGATGGTAGGAAGGTGAGAGCGTGGTCATTTCGTACTGTTCCACCATTACACCCTCCTTCCCTGTGGGGGGAACTACCCGGTTCTCCAGGAATAATCTCATTATTGGAGTGATGACAATCGTGCAAGGGGTGTAAGTCTACCGATTCATCCTACAGCCCAATAAAAATTTGTATGTTTGAGAGCATGTTTCCGGGATTGGTGGGGTATGCTCTGCATATCGATCTCATGGGAGAGTAAGTAACCACTCATGGGACTTGAGTCAGACCAGATACCGCTTCAAGGGCATCGAACGCTTGCCGCGATCGTCTTCTCTGACGTGGTAAATTTTGGCGGCATTATGTCTGCTGATGAGGAACATGCGCTAAAGCTGGTGCAGCGAGATGTGGAACTGATGACTCGCGTTTGTGAGCAACATGAGGGGCGAGTCCTCAAATTTACAGGTGATGGGTTACTCATGTATTTTCACAGTGCTGTACAGGCAGTTGCCTGTGCCCTGGAAACGCAGAAGGCGATCGCGGCGGCAGCAGCGGATTTGCCCTCTGAAGACATCCTCCAGCATCGAATTGGAATTCATTTGGGGGATGTGTTTGTCAGTGATGATGATGTGATGGGCGATGGCGTTAACATTGCTGCCCGTTTGCAATCGGAAGCAGAACCTGGAGGAATTTGCCTGTCCCAGATTGTGTATGACGTGGTGAAGAAGCGCATTGCATTACAGGCAACCTATTTAGGACCGCGTGAACTCAAACATATTCAGGAAGCGGTTCCAATCTACCAAATTGTCCTGGCTGCCCATACCAAAACCACCTTGCCGGATGAGTCAGCCCGCCTGACAAGGGAAATGGAGCTAGAACCAGACCTCATCGAGCCAACCACGATTTCCAGGGAATCATTTTCCAGCCCGCCCACCACCATTTCTGGACAACCATTTTCCAGCCCACCCACCACCATTTCTGGACAACCATTTTCCAGCCCACCCACCACCATTTCCAGGGAACCGTTTTCCAGCCCACCCACCACCATTTCTGGGCAACCATTTTCCAGCCCAGTCAAGCCTGAACCGTTGAGGCTTGCAGAGGAAACCAGGAAAGAACTGGAGCGGATTCTGACCAGGAGGATTGGTCCGATCGCCGCAGTCATTCTGCAACAAACCTTAAACCAGGTCGTTAATTATCAAGAACTGGTGAATCGCCTGGTTACTCACCTACCTGAAGCTGAGCAATTCCCCTTCCGGGAGAGTGCCCATCGTTTGTTGCAGCGTGAACTTGCGGATTCTCAAGACAGGTTCTGTCAGCATTCGGTTGGGGCTGAAATTCCCTACCAGACGACAACGGCACCCCAGCCCAACTCAGAATGGGGAGGGGTTGCTGCCATCGATCGGGAGTTTGTCAAACGCTGCGAACGGGAATTAGCGAAAGCCATTGGACCGATCGCCATTGTTATTGTTCAACGAACTCTTGCTCAACAGCCCAACCTTTCGCGTCCCCAATTGGTTGCCTCTCTCGCAAAACACCTGACTAATCCCCAAGCCATTCAAGCCTTCCATCACCAACTACTTTAAAGCGGGCAGTGAGCAAGATAGCAATTCTCGTTTAGGTGCAGTACAAGGAGCTTTCTAAGAAAGAAGATACCCAATCGTAGGGGCAGGTTTAACCCGGGGTTTCGCGCTACGGCGAATGAACTCACGCGAAACCTGCCCTTAATTCGCCTTCTACCCTCTGCCCACTGCCTTCCGCAATCAGCATTTCCTCCTCCTGCCCCTAGAACGCCGGTACAGAAACCGGGTTTCTTCTGTGAGATGCTCAAGTTTCGTTGCATATCCTCACCAGAAACCCGGTTTCTCGAAATACTGTACCGATGCTCTAGCTCCTAGCTCCTAGCTCCTAGCTCCTAGCCCCTTACTCTCCCCGCCCTAGCATATTCATCGCCATCACAAGACTGGTTTTCATTCGGTTAAAAGCTTCTGCCAAATTGCCAATTTCATCCTTTGAAGTTTGTTCAAAATTGGCATCCATGTCGCCCATACTTACTTCATTTGCGACTTTTGCCATCCGATTCAAGGGACGAACAACCGTCTGTTTCAACAACCAGTTAATAACCAGCATTGCCAGGGCAAAAGCAGCGACAACAATGCCCATGAACAACAGCGTTGCCTTGCGCGCATTATCAATGATTCCACTAGCAGGAACCGAGATAACCTGGGCACCGACAATTTCATTCAACTTCCAGCCAAAGCCGTTGTTGCTGCCATAGGTAGCAAGCTGGCTTTTGGGAGCAGCTTCGGGTGTACTGTGACACCGTAAACAGGTTTCCTTTTTAATTGTGATTGGACGAGCAATATAAAACAAATCTCCCGCCGG from Kovacikia minuta CCNUW1 carries:
- the nusA gene encoding transcription termination factor NusA, whose protein sequence is MSMVTLPGLRDMIDNISRERNLPKLAVQAALREALLKGYERYRRTQRMDSATFDEDYFTNFEVELDVEEEGFRVLATKTIVEEVSNPDHEISLQEVREVAEEAQPGQEVVLDVTPDQGDFGRMAAIQTKQVLAQKLRDQQRKLVQEEFQDLEGTVLQARVLRFERQSVIMAVNSGFGQPEVEAELLKRDQLPNDNYRANATFRVLLKKVSEGSHRGPQLLVSRADAGLVVYLFANEVPEIEDEIVRIVAVAREANPPSRFVGPRTKIAVDTLERDVDPVGACIGARGSRIQVVVNELRGEKIDVIRWSPDPATYIANALSPARVDEVRLVDPEGRQAHILVPEDQLSLAIGKEGQNVRLAARLTGWKIDIKDSAKYDYEAENSKIAAALEARREAQSAYYEETELEDEELEDEELEELEGEELEELEDEALEAENPPVSVEDPDQEPDDGDKPAAAVMEGNALE
- the infB gene encoding translation initiation factor IF-2: MNSGKVRIYELSKELNLDNKDLLAVCEQLNISVKSHSSTITDSEAERIRAAAQKQAASRPSSAKPAQPRQGHSQNTESRSKAPAPVQKKQQILEIRKPAIRQQVQSPEPPVPPSYAGPQSVEEPPAPTPTPVKLPPSRPMELPEDVVAVAAELALEPVELAPVDVPEQESSPEPEPIAVETDGVEAPVEISGQPELSGPPVRPSAAASAPKASLSSRPVLRRAQPDQASQEGKDISEGAAARDSSKPARLPRGEATPAPKAPARSAPGNRPDPNKPSVDRPTPRPQTIVELRRPRPVRPGDDVAAREEQPSARSGDGGEVAELILKPNRPKPAAGDAAAPTGTEVQLHRPIPPRAAKKGKNWQEEEEDVREFPEKAKVATKGKRRTQPSLDEDEEELENILDKNVDAPMQVSLSLVRPAKPKSLRQTQVKPPAAITPKARRQSVSRDRRDRREEAKLEKPTKVVMTGSLTVQELSALLMVPETEIIRTLFMKGIAATVTQTLDIPTATMVAEELGIEVETGEKEAEARKVTEMLDASDLENLQRRPPVVTIMGHVDHGKTTLLDSIRKTKVAQGEAGGITQHIGAYHVDVEHNGQIQQVVFLDTPGHEAFTAMRARGARVTDIAVLVVAADDGVRPQTIEAISHAKAAEVPIVVAINKVDKEEAQPDRVKQELTEFGLVPEEWGGDTIMVPVSAITGDNLDTLLEMLLLVAEVEDLYANPDRAAKGTVIEAHLDKAKGPVATLLIQNGTLHVGDILVAGSALGKVRAMVNDRLQRVREATPSFAVEVLGLSDVPAAGDEFLVFGDEKEARSVASARLDEQRQTRLLRALASRPVSLNTFSERAQEGELKELNLVLKADVQGSVEAILGALKELPQKEVQVRVLHAAPGEVSETDVDLAAASSAVIIGFNTTLATGARQAADRVGVDVREYNIIYNLLDDIQAAMEGLLEPELIEEALGQAEVRAVFPVGRGAVAGCYVQLGKVVRNSKVRVRRNGAVIHEGNLDSLKRMKEDTREVNTGYECGIGLDNFNAWETGDVIESYRMISKRRTLSK
- a CDS encoding YlxR family protein translates to MEPNYRRCVSCRRLAHRSEFWRIVRVHPTQAVALDQGMGRSAYLCPQSGCLQAAQRKNRLGRVLKAPVPESIYQVLWQRLTKSEASK
- a CDS encoding serine/threonine protein kinase, translated to MSGQILGDRYEVERQIGKQTGRWTLLARDLISDEQVVLKLLFLDEQLEADDLKLFEREVEILKSLSHPSIPRYLGYFEHQLPNDKALVLIQTYVEGKSLEQCLQQRRTFTEVETKQLARALLNILMYLHGRQPAILHRDIKPSNILLANRRAYLVDFGSVKTIRGKEETSSFTVVGTYGYMPPEQFSGRVLPASDLFSLGATLITLIAGNHPSSLPHRGTRIDFSQLPNLSPEYADWLAWLTEPNLEHRVKSAQEALQALEQGRPTIPSPVEKPPDTKISLIKDANSLEVLIPALLGHTNLKIDRQQISLSSKRLGFQSNVQAAPRHRISRLEYRKFPEGSFPDNNESQIVIWAGTESYDLGNNLSPPELDWLAYELSTWLKLPIS
- the rimP gene encoding ribosome maturation factor RimP, whose amino-acid sequence is MAHPLIPKILDLATPVADALGFRVVGAVFHTNQHPPILRIDISNPDRDTSLEDCEQMSRALEPILDADEILPDAYVLEVSSPGISRVLTSDREFVSFKGFPVIVTTSEPYAGQQEWTGQLIGRDETTIHLNQKGRAIAIPRDRIAKVQLNEKR
- the rplT gene encoding 50S ribosomal protein L20, encoding MARVKRGNVARKRRNKILKLAKGFRGSHSRLFRTANQQVMKALRNAYRDRRKRKRDFRRLWITRINAATRQHGISYSQFMGGLKKANIQINRKMLAQMAILDPAGFEKVLSLVSQSVQKKSA
- the rpmI gene encoding 50S ribosomal protein L35, which encodes MPKLKTRKAAAKRLRASGTGKIMRRKTFRSHLLEHKSASRKRRLAGMAVVNERDEANVRLMLPYL